TTTCTGTCCATTGCTGGCCGGGGTAAAACTGCTCACGATAATCCAGGGACGGACATAGGCCTTTGCTATTGATGCGGGCTGCATATTTCCTGCTTTCACTTTCGCGAAAATGCCAGGCCCGGTTCTCCCATTTGAGGCTCACCTCATCAAACACGCAAGCCTTACCCTGTTTGATGGCAGGTTTGCTGACCACAAACGCATCTGGCTTGGAAAGACAGCGCACCAGCGTCATGCCATTGTCCAGCTTGTAGCTCGATTGCGCCATGACGCTGGCGCTCAACACTTGCTCAACCGCTGCGATGTCACAGGATAAATTGGGGACTTCATAAATAATGATCGGTAGCATTACTTTCTCCAAAAATCCCAGATGCTGCGGGGCACCTTGGCCGGATAATCACGGTAATTATCAACCAGTATTTTATAGTCTCGCTCTACAGGTCTGGGTGAACGGATAATGTCTGAGGCGTAGGACATAATGCCGGGCCGCATTGCAGGATCGATATATTTGAATTCATCGTGACCTCGTCCCAAGGCATGCAGGACTTCATGCCCGGTGACATTGAAATTACGGCCACGAGGCAGGTACATCGTCAAATCATTGCTGTCCCAGTATCCACCGGTATTTTTAGGCAGTCTGCGGTTCTCTGCGACCTTCTTTCTGAAGGCCTCGTCGTCCATCACATTCATTTTGAATGCAACGGGCTCATCTTTTTGCGCGAGATGAAAATCTACATTCATGCCGTATTTACCGTCTTTGCCATTGATCAGATTCAGTTGTTTAACTGCCAGATCACAATCAGGAACGGTACCTATACATTCCAGTGCGGCCTTGGCAGAGAGTACGTTATCAGTAATGTTCAGGTTTTGCAAATTACCCAACTGTGGGCCATTCCATTCGCGTATGGAGCCGGGTCTGGGTTCTGGACTATTTGCTATATGTGCAGCAATACTCGCGCGGATTTTTCCTATATCTTCAGGCGAGACTTGCGAATAATATTGACTGCCCTTTCTGGCAAAGTCAGCATAGTCCACCTCAGGTAAACGACTAACATCCAAACCCAAGTCATTCTTGAATACCTGACGCTGCAACCATATCACTTCCTGCTCGCGTGTGAGCCCTGGCGGCGGCAGCTCTAAAGGTTTTCTATGTCTTTGCAACACGTCGGCCCCCGTATATCCTGCCGCCGCCCCTGCCTGGTCTTGCTCATTGGGATGCATGGCAGCATCCATAACCTCCCCATCGTACTCACCCCATTTGGCTGGCTCCTGATTGACATCGCGCATCTCGTAGCGTTGCCAGCTATTGAAGGGTAAATCTGGCTGCAGACTGCCACGCAACAGCAAGGGATCACCCCTGTCGTTCATACCGTCTGCCCTTACTGGTATAACTTGCTGCGACCAGGAAACTGCCTGTTCCTGACCGGGTCGCCGATCTGCCTCGAATGCAGCGATACCATTTTGCGAGCTGCTGTCGCTGTCTGGCAAGTCCGCCAGATCGTCATCCAGAACTGGAAAAAAATAGGGCAAGCCATCCCTGCCTGTATAGGTGTTTCTTGTCATGTCATCCTCTATGACGTTAGTGGTCCATCGTTTCCTACGCCTGTCTTTCTGCGTGCATGATGCGCTTAAGCGTCAATATTCTTCTTCATCAAAATAAGTCTCTTCATGCTTCCATAAGGGACGCTCGTCCCAGTCGGTCAGATAATGTCGATCCGGGCCAAAGAACACACTGACATGCATCACCTCATCAAGCTCCACTTGTTTATCCAGGACAAAATCGGCATAGCTACCGGCACCTTGCAACATCTGTACGGGGCAAGCTCCTTCTGCAAGACGGGCACTCCATGCCTGGTATGCAGCATTTCTATTGCAAGCAGATGTTTTGGGGTAATCATCCCAGGCATATTCAAAAAATTCTTCGCACTGCTGCGGCGTTGCCGCAGCTTTTGAGCGTGATCTTGGTTTTATTTTTTTTATTGGTTGATTGTTTATTGGTTCATCGTTCATGGCTACTGGTTCATGGTTAATGGTTGCGATCTGTGCAGTCTCTAATTTCGGTTCTGATCTTGATTGTGATTTCAGATGTTTCAGGTTTGCATGAGATGTTTTCCTTGCAGGGTATTGCTCAAATTCTTCATCTTCCTCTCCCAGCCCTGTTGCCCTGCCAGACCTGGCACCGCCCCAGCGCGCCTTGTTGGCAGATTTGGCGCGGTCGGCTTTGGCCCGGTATAAGGCCAGCTCTTCTTCACAGCGACTATTCGTATGACCTGCATCTGAAATCACAAAGAAATCAGACAAGACGTCTGCCACTTCATGCATATAGTCGCGCATGCCTATCAGGCGTGCGACTTTTTCAGGCTCAACAGGCAGGGCAGCTTCGGTGGTGTAGTACAAATCCAGCATGCGGCGGTAGGCCAGGTCTTCCAGCAAGCTCAGGTGACGGGTGTGGGACGCATAATCGCCCAGGTGGAAGGGATAAAAATTCATATGCTCCCTCCTCTGGCACTGGTGTTGTAGCCGCGAGATATAAGATAAATGACCAGCCCTGCAAATGACCGGGCGTGACTGTACGCTTGAATCAGGATATTCAATGAAAACCTCATGAACAAAATTAGTGATGCACAGGTCAGGAAAACCCGTGCAGAAAATGATATGTGTGCAAACTTAAAAACAACGCGAATTGATGTGTTGTCTGGCGCGTTGTGAGATGTATTAAAACGTCGCGTTGCTGCGTAATTTGAATTCGTGCCTTGATTGCACGCAGTAATGTTGTGTAAAAACGCTGTGTAAAAAATGCTGCTCAGAAAACCTGGTAGTGATGCCAGCCTGCAGGAAGATAAGCTTAAGATACACTTTCCCCGCAAGGATGCATGTTACACAAACTGCCAGCATCCTCAAAATTTTTATTACGTCAGATTAAAACCAAGAAAAGACTGAAAGAAAACCCTGAAAAAACATGATTCAAGCTCCGGAACCAAGCTTTTTTACCTCCGCCCCAGTACAATACTAGCTGACTCATTTCCCACCATCGACAACATAATGCCGGTTAAATTTCAACCCCTGTTCTGCCTCGCCCTGGCGCTGCCTGCCATGTATAGCCAAAGCACCCTGGCTTCTACAGAAAAACAGGCGACCGTTACCAGTACTCAGATTAAAAAGCAGTTATCTGCCACTGAAACAGAGGCCAATAACTTGCGCAAACAGGCAGCAGAGAACCCCGACAAATACTTGCCCCAATTGATCACGGCCATCACCCGGCAGGGCACTATTTATCATAAGGAAAACCGCTATCAGGAAGCGCATACAGCCTATGAAGAAGCGCTGGAACTCTGTAACAAGGTAGAGGCAGGCAAAGCAGAAACCTACCAGGCACACCTGTATATGCTGCTCAATAATCTGGCCTTGCTATATCAGGCAGAAAAAAACTGGCCACAGACCAGGGTTTATTTTGAAAAAGCAGTTGCCGTCAGCCGTCTGCAGGTAGAAAAAAACCGTGATGCTTACTTGCCGCAATTGACTTCGACCCTGCATAGCCTGGCAGATCATGACAAAGAACAGACTCTGCGCCCGCAAGCGCTGGCAGCCTATAACGAAGTCATCGCCAATTATCGCGAGTTGGTACAGAAAGATGCTTATACCTACACGCCAAGACTGGCCAGCGCATTTTTTCATGCGGGCGTGGTTCAGTATCAGGAGAAAAAACTTCCTGAAGCTAGGCAGATGTTTGAAGAGTCAATTGCGTCTTACCGTCTTGCGGTAGTAAAAGAAGAAAAATTCAAACCGGAATTGGCGCTTAGCCTGTCCAATCTTGGTATCACGAATAAAGCCGACAACAAATACGCTGCAGCACGGGCAAATTTTGATGAGGCCATTGTCATCTACCAGACTGAAAAGCAAAAAAGCGCCCATACCCAGTATGTGCATGCCAACTCCGTCAGAAGCCTGGGGGATTTGAATGCCATCGAAAACAAACGGGCTCAGGCGCAAGCATCTTACGAAGAAGCGGTTAATATCTATAGGCAAATTCCTGCCAGTTACGCTGACGAGGCCCGTCCATCGTTTGCAGCGGCCCTCATAGAACTGGCACACATTTACAAGCAGAGTAATCTTCAACCGCAAGCAATCAGCGCCTTCAATGAGGCTATCGTCAGTTATCGCCAGCTAAACCAGAAAGATGCGCTGACCTACACACCCAAGCTGGCCAATGCGCTGCTTAATCTGGGCTTTGTTCTGCATAATGATAGAAAATATGCAGAAGCAAAAAAAACTTATGAAGAATCAGTCAGTTTTTACCGCCTTGCGGCATTAAAAGAAGCCAGGTTCAATGCCGGGCTTGCCTTAGCCCTGAGTAATATTGCACTCATCGATAAACTTGATAATAAAAACCCTGAAGCGCGCCAGGCTTTTGATGAATCCATTGCCCTTTATAAGGAAGATATAAAAAACAATCCGGCGTCCCTGCATGGCTATGCCGTGACACTGGAGGGCTACGCTGAGCTCAACAAGAAAGAGAACAAGCTGCCGCTGGCACAGGCAGCTTATGAAGACGCCGTCCGCGTCTATAAGCAAGAGCTGGCGACAGAGCCAGCACAGGCCTTGCCAGCCTTGCCGGCATTAACAACTGCGCTCATCAGTCTGGCTGACTTGTACCGGCAAATGCGGCTGTCTGACAAGGCAATTGGTGCTTACGGTGAGGTCGTCGCCAACTACCGGCAGTTAATCCAGAAAGATGCTGACACCTATACACCCAGGCTGGCGAGCGCCTATTTTTATCTGGGAGTGCTGCATTTCAACGAAGACAGATATTCAGATGCAAGACAGGCATACCAGGAATCTGTCAATTTTTACCGTACCGCGATAGGCAAAGAACCCCGGTTCAAGCCTGAGCTTGCCCTGAGTATTTCCAATCTTGGCGTCAGCTACAAGAATGACAAAAAATTTACCGAAGCGCGGCTGGCGCTTGATGAGGCCATCGCCATCTACCGTGCAGAAAGCCAGAAGAGCGCCCATACCCTGTATGCCTATGGCGACACACTCAAAAACCTGGGTGATCTGAATGTTTTAGAAAAAAAGCAGGCACAAGCGCAAACATCCTACGAAGAGGCCGCCACTATCTATCGCCAGGTACCAGCCAGCTATGCCGACCAGGCAAGGCCCAACTTTGCAGCAACACTCAACGAGCTCGCAGATATCTATAAGCAGACAGGGCAAAGCGACAAGGCGCGCGTGATTTATGAAGAAGCCGTCGTTCACTGGCGCAAACTGGCCGTCAAAACACCAGAGTATTATCAAAGAAGACTGGCGGGTACCCAATTGTCACTCGGTCTGATTTATTTCAATGAACGTAAAAATCAAGAGGCACAGCAGGCGCTTGAAGAGGCCATCAGCATGTATGGCGCGCAGGCAGAAAAATATCCTGAGCTGACGCACAATCTTGCAGTCAGCTATTTAAACCTCGGCGATGCTGCGCTCGTCAACAAGCAAACCCAAAAAGCCTATACCGCCTATGGCGAAGCCCTGGTTCTTTACCGCAAACTGCTCAAGAAAGATAGTGACAACTATTTGCCGCCACTGACCAATTTGCTGGCCACCATGGCAGAGATAGACCTGACGCAAAAACGCAATAAAGAAGCTTACCCTGCGCTGGAAGAAGCGGCAGACAATTACCGCAAGCTCTCGGCAAAGGATGCCACCTCAGCGCAGCTGTATGCGAAAAAACTTGCCAGCGTCTTGAGCCAGCTTGGCTACCTGAATCTGACTAACAAGCCACAACTGGCCGAATCACTGTTCACTGAAGCCCTGGCTATCTATCGCCCGCTTGCTGTCAGAGAACCACTTTACCTGCACGATCTTGCGTCGGTACAAGTCAGGCTGGCCATGGCCTTCAACAATCAGAGAAAGACGGTCCTGGCGCGCCCTCTGATGGAAGAAGCTATCGCCAATTATCGCAAACTGATACTGCAAAAACCCGAATTGACGGATGAACTGATCTTTACGCTGTCACAACTGGGTGAGCTCAATCTGAAAGAATTCCGCATCGATGATGCCCGCAAGATGTATGCCGAAATACTCGCCCTATGCCGCCAGCA
This is a stretch of genomic DNA from Undibacterium sp. KW1. It encodes these proteins:
- a CDS encoding tetratricopeptide repeat protein, which translates into the protein MPVKFQPLFCLALALPAMYSQSTLASTEKQATVTSTQIKKQLSATETEANNLRKQAAENPDKYLPQLITAITRQGTIYHKENRYQEAHTAYEEALELCNKVEAGKAETYQAHLYMLLNNLALLYQAEKNWPQTRVYFEKAVAVSRLQVEKNRDAYLPQLTSTLHSLADHDKEQTLRPQALAAYNEVIANYRELVQKDAYTYTPRLASAFFHAGVVQYQEKKLPEARQMFEESIASYRLAVVKEEKFKPELALSLSNLGITNKADNKYAAARANFDEAIVIYQTEKQKSAHTQYVHANSVRSLGDLNAIENKRAQAQASYEEAVNIYRQIPASYADEARPSFAAALIELAHIYKQSNLQPQAISAFNEAIVSYRQLNQKDALTYTPKLANALLNLGFVLHNDRKYAEAKKTYEESVSFYRLAALKEARFNAGLALALSNIALIDKLDNKNPEARQAFDESIALYKEDIKNNPASLHGYAVTLEGYAELNKKENKLPLAQAAYEDAVRVYKQELATEPAQALPALPALTTALISLADLYRQMRLSDKAIGAYGEVVANYRQLIQKDADTYTPRLASAYFYLGVLHFNEDRYSDARQAYQESVNFYRTAIGKEPRFKPELALSISNLGVSYKNDKKFTEARLALDEAIAIYRAESQKSAHTLYAYGDTLKNLGDLNVLEKKQAQAQTSYEEAATIYRQVPASYADQARPNFAATLNELADIYKQTGQSDKARVIYEEAVVHWRKLAVKTPEYYQRRLAGTQLSLGLIYFNERKNQEAQQALEEAISMYGAQAEKYPELTHNLAVSYLNLGDAALVNKQTQKAYTAYGEALVLYRKLLKKDSDNYLPPLTNLLATMAEIDLTQKRNKEAYPALEEAADNYRKLSAKDATSAQLYAKKLASVLSQLGYLNLTNKPQLAESLFTEALAIYRPLAVREPLYLHDLASVQVRLAMAFNNQRKTVLARPLMEEAIANYRKLILQKPELTDELIFTLSQLGELNLKEFRIDDARKMYAEILALCRQQIDKNPATEKRKLAWVLARLGTFNIIGKDLIQARIFLNEAISIYRLDYAQRSDTANEFAMALYGLGLLNEADNRASAAIKAFSEASTLLQEQKQLSLAQQAELGKILHSLATVELTEKRLKDAQEHVNAALAIRRQLAKNDTEAEQQDLIDDLALLSSIHMLNKDLPRVRQVYAEIAQLAERTGSLPPKTQARVDAIRLFIKNTKGL
- a CDS encoding YdaU family protein, with protein sequence MNFYPFHLGDYASHTRHLSLLEDLAYRRMLDLYYTTEAALPVEPEKVARLIGMRDYMHEVADVLSDFFVISDAGHTNSRCEEELALYRAKADRAKSANKARWGGARSGRATGLGEEDEEFEQYPARKTSHANLKHLKSQSRSEPKLETAQIATINHEPVAMNDEPINNQPIKKIKPRSRSKAAATPQQCEEFFEYAWDDYPKTSACNRNAAYQAWSARLAEGACPVQMLQGAGSYADFVLDKQVELDEVMHVSVFFGPDRHYLTDWDERPLWKHEETYFDEEEY